In Fusobacterium massiliense, a single window of DNA contains:
- the rfaE1 gene encoding D-glycero-beta-D-manno-heptose-7-phosphate kinase: MLKIEILMESFKNIKIAVIGDLMLDEYIMGKVERISPEAPVPVVKVAEEKFVLGGAANVINNLAALGANVYCGGLVGNDNNAEKLINAFPKNVDCNLILKADNRPTIVKKRVIAGHQQLLRLDWEEEFSINEEEENIIIENLKNHIKELDAIILSDYNKGLLTKSLSQKIINLCRENNVIVTVDPKPSNITNFVGAFSITPNKNEAYLAVDANSREDIDIVGKKLKEQYKLDTVLITRSEEGMTLYDEGIHNIPTYAKEVYDVTGAGDTVISVFTLARAAGATWEEAAKIANAAGGIVVGKIGTSTVSEKELIETYNNIYSNN; encoded by the coding sequence ATGTTAAAAATAGAGATATTAATGGAAAGTTTTAAAAATATTAAAATAGCAGTTATTGGAGATTTAATGTTAGATGAATATATTATGGGAAAAGTGGAAAGAATATCACCTGAAGCACCTGTTCCTGTTGTTAAAGTTGCGGAAGAAAAGTTTGTTTTAGGTGGAGCTGCCAATGTTATCAATAACCTTGCTGCATTAGGAGCAAATGTTTATTGTGGAGGACTTGTTGGAAACGATAACAATGCTGAAAAACTTATTAATGCCTTTCCTAAAAATGTTGACTGCAATTTAATTTTAAAGGCTGACAATCGTCCCACTATTGTAAAGAAAAGAGTAATAGCAGGGCATCAACAACTTTTAAGACTTGACTGGGAAGAAGAATTTTCTATCAATGAAGAAGAAGAAAATATAATAATAGAAAATCTTAAAAATCATATAAAAGAATTAGATGCGATTATTTTATCTGACTATAATAAGGGACTTTTAACAAAATCTCTTTCACAAAAAATTATAAATCTATGTAGAGAAAATAATGTGATAGTTACAGTTGACCCTAAACCAAGTAATATTACTAACTTTGTGGGAGCTTTTTCTATCACTCCAAATAAAAATGAAGCTTATTTAGCTGTGGATGCAAATTCAAGAGAAGATATTGATATAGTTGGAAAAAAATTAAAAGAACAATATAAATTAGATACTGTTTTAATCACAAGAAGTGAAGAAGGAATGACTTTATATGATGAAGGAATTCACAATATTCCTACTTATGCAAAGGAAGTTTATGATGTAACAGGTGCAGGGGACACAGTTATTTCAGTTTTCACTCTGGCGAGAGCTGCAGGAGCAACTTGGGAAGAAGCAGCAAAGATAGCCAATGCAGCAGGAGGAATAGTAGTTGGAAAAATTGGTACTTCTACTGTTAGTGAAAAGGAATTAATTGAAACTTATAACAACATCTATAGTAACAATTAA
- a CDS encoding EpsG family protein, with the protein MNLYYGILIVIYFFLAVFIFSKKTGKVLYIFSGMLLVLYAGLRSFNSTEDAHAYYDYYKNIPSITSFFEYQNNIFEKGYMFLNMLLKTYNFNYHFLFLIVAFTSVTINLIAIRKYTKNIYLCIFIYLTNIYVINELILIRTGIATAILFYSIGYMKKKPKKYLYFIFLAYLFHRLALIGLIPLFLLKFKMLNSKKKIFFFLILSFILGEIDIFRRIFFAMRYIFPSKLTYYYEYYEYTKGSYRKVIFLLPILFYFLNNYKKYENIKFFQESFIYLNCSIFSLLLFIKNNTLLRVPFIYSIGLIILGDIFISQKTKNKKLFWKFLISSVSLFLLMWTLRGNELITFVT; encoded by the coding sequence ATGAATTTATATTATGGAATACTAATAGTGATATACTTTTTTTTAGCTGTTTTTATATTTTCAAAAAAAACAGGAAAAGTGTTGTATATTTTTTCAGGAATGTTATTAGTGTTGTATGCTGGATTAAGATCTTTCAATTCAACAGAAGATGCACATGCATACTATGATTACTATAAAAATATTCCAAGTATCACTTCTTTTTTTGAATATCAAAATAATATTTTTGAAAAAGGATATATGTTTTTGAATATGTTATTAAAAACATATAACTTTAACTATCATTTTTTATTTCTAATAGTTGCTTTTACTTCTGTTACAATAAATTTAATCGCTATAAGAAAGTATACTAAAAATATATATCTCTGTATTTTTATTTATTTAACAAATATTTATGTTATAAATGAACTTATTTTAATTAGAACAGGAATTGCAACAGCAATACTATTTTATTCGATAGGATACATGAAAAAAAAACCTAAAAAATATTTATATTTTATATTCTTAGCATATTTATTTCATAGATTAGCATTGATTGGTTTAATTCCATTATTCTTATTGAAATTTAAAATGTTAAATAGTAAAAAGAAAATATTTTTTTTTCTTATTTTAAGTTTTATTTTAGGAGAAATAGATATATTTAGACGAATATTTTTTGCAATGAGATATATCTTTCCAAGTAAATTGACTTATTATTATGAATATTATGAGTATACAAAAGGAAGTTATAGAAAAGTGATATTTTTGTTGCCGATTTTATTTTATTTTTTAAATAATTATAAAAAATATGAAAATATAAAATTTTTTCAAGAAAGTTTTATTTATTTAAATTGTTCAATATTTTCTTTATTATTATTTATAAAAAATAATACTCTTTTAAGAGTTCCTTTTATATACAGTATAGGATTAATAATATTAGGGGATATATTTATATCTCAAAAAACTAAAAATAAAAAGTTATTTTGGAAGTTTTTAATTTCTTCTGTGTCACTTTTCTTATTAATGTGGACTCTTAGAGGAAATGAATTAATTACATTTGTGACATAA
- the murJ gene encoding murein biosynthesis integral membrane protein MurJ, with protein sequence MKKVFFGIGLIAIIAKISGFARELVLSYFFGASAITDAYIIALTIPTVIFNFVGVGFNSGYIPIYSMIKKRYGEEEAIKFTTNFLNLLLVVCTVIYLFGMFFTAEIVKLFASGFSIETLEMATNFTRICFVGIYIVVIISIFSAFLQANGSYYVVAFLSVPMNLVYIIGTYIAYKKGIEYLPIFSVLAILIQLVLLYFPLKTNNYKYRFYLKINDNNIKRILYLSVPAIIGGSLEQINYLIDKTIASRVMVGGISILNYASRLNIAIIGILLSTVISILFPKISLLVSERKINELKLYIKKTVNLVIIFCLPLSLWIMVYSKEIIVVVFGRGKFDENMIYITSKCLFYYTSGFIFMVLREIVTKIYYSFKDTKTPVINSGIGIVLNIVLNIVLSIYMGISGIAFATSISLVVTTILLTYKLKKKYGDFYIQEIIFTFLKVFIISIILVSLIYLIKYFLIEFNIFVQIIVPSVVVGILYLISIFFYFSEIKEIVKK encoded by the coding sequence ATGAAAAAAGTTTTTTTTGGAATAGGATTAATAGCAATAATTGCTAAAATTTCAGGTTTTGCAAGAGAATTGGTACTTTCATATTTTTTTGGAGCTTCAGCTATTACAGATGCCTACATAATAGCATTAACTATTCCAACAGTAATATTTAATTTTGTTGGTGTAGGTTTTAATTCAGGTTATATTCCTATATATAGTATGATAAAAAAAAGATATGGAGAAGAAGAAGCAATTAAATTTACAACTAATTTTTTAAATTTATTATTGGTTGTGTGTACAGTTATATATCTATTTGGAATGTTTTTTACAGCTGAAATAGTAAAGTTATTTGCATCTGGTTTTTCTATAGAGACATTAGAGATGGCAACAAATTTTACAAGAATATGTTTTGTTGGAATATATATAGTAGTAATAATAAGTATATTTTCAGCTTTTTTACAAGCCAATGGAAGTTACTATGTTGTAGCATTTTTATCAGTTCCAATGAATTTAGTATACATAATAGGGACTTATATTGCATATAAGAAAGGAATTGAATACTTGCCTATATTTTCTGTATTAGCTATATTAATTCAATTAGTATTATTGTATTTTCCATTAAAAACTAATAACTATAAGTATAGATTTTATTTAAAAATCAATGATAATAATATAAAAAGAATATTATATTTATCAGTTCCAGCTATTATAGGAGGTTCATTAGAACAAATAAATTATCTTATAGATAAAACAATTGCTTCAAGAGTAATGGTTGGGGGAATATCTATATTAAATTATGCAAGTAGATTAAATATAGCGATAATAGGAATTTTATTATCAACAGTAATATCTATACTATTTCCAAAGATATCATTATTAGTTTCTGAAAGAAAAATTAATGAGCTAAAGCTATATATCAAAAAAACAGTAAACTTAGTAATAATTTTTTGTTTGCCTCTTTCATTGTGGATAATGGTATATAGTAAAGAAATTATAGTAGTTGTTTTTGGAAGAGGGAAATTTGACGAAAACATGATTTACATAACAAGTAAGTGCTTATTTTATTATACCTCAGGTTTTATTTTTATGGTTTTAAGAGAGATCGTAACAAAAATATACTATTCATTTAAGGATACCAAAACCCCAGTAATTAATTCTGGAATTGGAATAGTATTAAATATAGTATTAAATATAGTACTGTCTATTTATATGGGAATATCTGGAATTGCTTTTGCAACCTCAATATCTTTAGTAGTAACAACAATATTATTAACATATAAATTAAAGAAAAAATATGGAGACTTTTATATACAGGAAATAATATTTACTTTTTTAAAAGTATTTATTATTTCAATAATCTTGGTTTCTTTAATATATTTAATTAAATATTTTTTAATAGAATTTAATATATTTGTTCAGATAATAGTACCTTCAGTAGTAGTAGGTATTTTGTATTTGATTAGTATATTTTTTTATTTTAGTGAAATTAAAGAAATTGTAAAAAAATAA